In Parasegetibacter sp. NRK P23, a single genomic region encodes these proteins:
- a CDS encoding penicillin acylase family protein, which produces MRTIPFLVSAAATIGLVTVLNTRWNVGGSETPRLGGFLSPQHGFWQNAAPAEEDFGGKLALNGLKGKASVYFDERLVPHVFADQEEDAFYVQGYLHAKFRLWQMEFQTHAAAGRLTEILGVGKDSAILNYDRQMRRLGMVYGAEKTLETMHRDPDTKRVCEAYTAGVNAYIASLRESDIPLEYKLLDYKPEPWTMKKIALFVMYMSYDLSGAEHDFEYTNAKAVFSQADFNKLYPVTQDSLDPIVPKGTTFTPTRPLPVTPLTADSLYFQWKDSVQVSFSRPDKDNGSNNWAVAGTRTASGKPILCSDPHLSLSMPSLWYEIQLHTPGFSANGVSFAGVPSVIIGYNDSCAWGFTNAMRDVRDYYEVKFKDASRSQYWFDSSWHMTQFRVEEHGIAGGGVFRDTVAYTNIGPVMYDASFSGEGRAPQQRNFAVKWKAHDGSNEWRMFYMLNKARNYNDYLQAIQNLGSTGQSCIFASKSGDIALWQQADFPAKWRRQGDFVMPGDDSTFFWQGFIPRIENAHLVNPERGFVSSANQLPVDSSYPYYIGGVHDLYRGKIINRKLSGMYGITPADMQRLQNDNYNLFAETAMPIFRKYLDRSKLSPKEQKFAQILDAWNLENTPESIGATVFSHWFDSLEQEIWYDEFKQVNGVYTWPEEYTLAEQLLKDSAFPFINNIETPAAETLFDVVTAAFKKASAQLEVLEQNNTLAWSKFKDTGIRHLLRMEALSRFHLTTGGGRHIINATKQFHGPSWKMVVHLTDETEAYGIYPGGQNGNPSSKYYDNFVDDWAAGKYYKLWMMKQTEAADPRVKWTLHFEPAS; this is translated from the coding sequence ATGAGAACAATCCCTTTCCTGGTAAGCGCGGCGGCAACGATAGGTCTGGTAACGGTTTTGAACACACGCTGGAATGTGGGCGGTTCCGAAACGCCCCGGTTGGGTGGATTTTTAAGTCCGCAGCACGGGTTCTGGCAGAACGCGGCTCCCGCAGAGGAAGACTTTGGCGGAAAGCTTGCGCTGAATGGCTTAAAAGGGAAAGCTTCCGTTTACTTCGATGAACGCCTGGTACCCCATGTTTTCGCCGACCAGGAAGAGGACGCATTTTATGTGCAGGGCTACCTTCATGCAAAGTTCCGGCTCTGGCAAATGGAGTTCCAGACCCACGCGGCCGCAGGCAGGCTCACCGAAATACTAGGGGTAGGTAAAGACAGCGCCATCCTGAATTACGACCGCCAGATGCGCCGCCTCGGTATGGTGTACGGCGCGGAAAAGACGCTGGAAACCATGCATCGTGACCCCGATACCAAAAGGGTTTGTGAAGCATACACCGCAGGTGTGAACGCATATATTGCCTCCCTCCGCGAAAGCGATATTCCCCTCGAATACAAATTGCTCGACTACAAGCCCGAACCCTGGACCATGAAAAAGATTGCGCTCTTCGTGATGTACATGAGTTACGATCTTTCCGGTGCCGAACATGATTTTGAATACACCAATGCCAAAGCGGTATTCTCCCAGGCCGATTTCAATAAATTATATCCCGTAACACAGGATTCGCTTGACCCAATCGTTCCCAAAGGAACAACGTTCACCCCCACAAGACCGCTCCCGGTTACACCATTAACCGCAGATTCACTCTATTTCCAATGGAAAGACAGTGTGCAGGTGAGTTTCTCCCGTCCTGATAAAGACAATGGCAGCAACAACTGGGCCGTGGCCGGAACACGCACCGCCAGCGGGAAACCTATTCTTTGTAGCGATCCGCACCTTAGTTTGTCGATGCCCTCCCTGTGGTACGAAATACAGTTGCATACCCCCGGCTTCTCTGCCAACGGCGTGAGCTTCGCCGGTGTACCGAGTGTGATTATCGGCTATAACGACAGCTGCGCCTGGGGCTTCACCAACGCCATGCGTGATGTGCGCGATTATTACGAAGTGAAGTTCAAAGATGCTTCGCGCAGCCAATACTGGTTCGACTCCTCCTGGCACATGACGCAGTTCCGCGTGGAAGAACACGGTATTGCGGGCGGTGGTGTTTTCAGAGACACAGTGGCATACACGAATATAGGCCCGGTTATGTACGACGCAAGTTTCAGCGGTGAAGGAAGAGCGCCGCAGCAAAGGAACTTCGCCGTGAAATGGAAAGCGCACGATGGCTCCAACGAATGGCGCATGTTCTACATGCTCAACAAGGCCCGCAATTACAACGATTATCTGCAGGCCATCCAGAACCTGGGTAGCACCGGCCAGAGTTGCATATTCGCGTCAAAATCGGGCGACATCGCGTTGTGGCAACAGGCAGACTTCCCGGCTAAATGGCGCAGACAAGGCGATTTCGTGATGCCGGGTGACGATAGCACTTTTTTCTGGCAGGGCTTTATCCCGAGAATCGAGAATGCGCACCTCGTGAACCCAGAACGCGGATTCGTGAGCAGCGCCAACCAACTCCCCGTTGATTCCAGTTATCCGTATTATATTGGCGGGGTACATGACCTGTACCGCGGAAAGATCATTAACCGGAAGCTATCGGGCATGTACGGCATTACACCAGCCGATATGCAACGTTTGCAGAACGATAACTACAACCTGTTCGCGGAAACCGCCATGCCCATCTTCCGGAAATACCTCGACCGTTCAAAACTTTCGCCCAAAGAACAAAAGTTCGCCCAGATACTCGACGCCTGGAACCTGGAGAACACCCCGGAATCCATTGGGGCCACCGTGTTTTCGCATTGGTTCGATTCCCTGGAACAGGAAATATGGTACGATGAATTTAAACAGGTAAACGGCGTATATACATGGCCGGAAGAATATACCCTCGCGGAGCAATTGCTGAAGGACAGCGCATTCCCTTTCATCAACAATATAGAAACGCCTGCTGCGGAAACCCTGTTCGATGTGGTTACCGCCGCTTTCAAAAAAGCCTCCGCGCAACTCGAAGTATTGGAGCAGAATAATACCCTCGCCTGGAGTAAATTCAAGGATACGGGCATCCGCCACCTTCTGCGCATGGAAGCACTGAGCAGGTTCCACCTGACTACCGGAGGCGGAAGGCATATCATCAACGCGACCAAACAATTCCATGGACCCAGCTGGAAAATGGTGGTGCACCTTACGGATGAAACGGAAGCGTATGGTATTTATCCGGGTGGTCAGAACGGGAATCCTTCCAGCAAGTACTATGATAATTTCGTGGACGACTGGGCCGCGGGGAAATACTACAAACTCTGGATGATGAAGCAAACTGAAGCCGCTGATCCCCGTGTGAAGTGGACGCTGCATTTTGAACCCGCATCCTGA
- a CDS encoding DUF5686 and carboxypeptidase regulatory-like domain-containing protein, translating to MKILLPLLCLLVSLSCFATRISGNVTDDKGQPLPFASIFVKGSTTGTTSGEKGTYYLDLPAGTYTLVCQYIGHTRAEKKVVVGNAALTVDFSLSKQALDLDEVVIRPGAEDPAYEIMRQAIRKRKDYVDPVDAFTCEAYIKTIVRTEKLPSRIFGQKIEEKDKEEMGVDSAGKGVMFLSESITDIAFKKPGQLKLEVRSGRQSGSSGYGFNFPTFINFYENQVNVMVSQLNPRGFVSPVAENAMNFYRYKYLGSFVEDGKEIHDIQVIARRKYEPLFSGTIRITEGDWRIHSLDLVLTKTSQLQLLDSLSIRQTQVPVAGNVWRTKDQVVYFNFAQFGIKANGNFLNVYNNYNLDPVFAEKYFNKTLVKYDTAVNKKSKTYWDSIRPVPLETEEIKDYKVKDSLFIAGRDSLPRNLDSLRKRQGPVKPMQIIWSGVNRSTFREKNNFSYGMDALAKGVKYNTVEGIALQAQGYMNKRWKNGTAVSLRPFARYGFSNEHFNAWGTVSYTRNKPRVAGEPLSAKRAGTWEAGGGKTILQFNREKPISDIMNAAYTLLRRKNYMKLYETWFGSLGWKKNWENEFSISLGLRYEERLPLENTADYSVYSDKTRNFTPNYPVEQLSAQFARHQSVNFLLNFSWQPGQYYIEYPYRKVAIGSDKPVFSLKYEKGIPDLLGSESNFDKWQLGISDEMNFKLKGQLKYRWNIGGFLNRKSVFIQDYQHFNGNQTLFAGEYLNSFQLAPYYANSTTAAFYTTAHLEHHFNGMLTNKIPLFRRLNWNLVAGGNAFYVRENNNYIEGFAGIENIFKVLRVDVVGSWLNGRTGMVGLRLGLGGLIGGNIRAGNE from the coding sequence ATGAAAATACTGCTACCCCTTCTTTGCCTGCTGGTCTCTTTATCCTGCTTCGCCACGCGCATCAGCGGAAACGTAACGGATGATAAAGGACAGCCGCTTCCATTCGCCTCCATATTTGTAAAAGGTTCCACAACAGGCACCACCTCCGGAGAAAAAGGTACTTACTACCTTGATCTTCCTGCGGGAACCTACACCTTAGTGTGTCAGTATATCGGCCATACAAGGGCCGAGAAAAAAGTCGTGGTGGGCAATGCCGCGCTGACGGTTGATTTCAGTTTAAGCAAACAGGCGCTGGACCTGGATGAAGTGGTGATAAGGCCCGGAGCGGAAGATCCCGCCTATGAAATCATGCGCCAGGCCATCAGGAAACGGAAGGATTACGTTGATCCTGTGGATGCTTTCACCTGCGAAGCTTATATCAAAACCATTGTAAGGACCGAAAAACTCCCTTCCCGTATTTTCGGGCAGAAGATAGAAGAAAAGGACAAAGAGGAGATGGGCGTTGATTCGGCAGGGAAAGGTGTGATGTTTCTTTCTGAATCCATCACGGACATTGCGTTTAAAAAACCAGGGCAGCTTAAACTGGAAGTGCGGTCGGGCAGGCAAAGCGGTTCATCGGGTTACGGATTCAATTTCCCTACGTTCATCAATTTCTATGAAAACCAGGTCAACGTGATGGTGAGCCAGTTGAATCCCCGCGGATTCGTTTCCCCCGTGGCGGAAAACGCGATGAACTTTTACCGGTACAAATACCTCGGTTCTTTCGTGGAAGATGGGAAGGAAATACACGATATACAGGTCATCGCCCGCCGAAAATACGAACCGCTTTTTTCAGGTACCATCCGCATCACGGAAGGCGACTGGCGGATACACAGCCTCGATCTTGTGCTCACTAAAACATCCCAGTTGCAACTGCTGGACAGTCTTTCCATCCGCCAGACACAGGTGCCGGTGGCCGGAAATGTATGGCGCACAAAGGACCAGGTGGTGTATTTTAACTTCGCCCAGTTCGGCATCAAAGCGAACGGGAACTTCCTGAACGTGTACAATAACTATAACCTTGATCCGGTTTTCGCCGAAAAATATTTCAACAAAACACTGGTGAAGTATGATACCGCGGTGAATAAAAAGTCGAAGACTTACTGGGACAGCATCCGGCCGGTGCCATTGGAAACGGAAGAGATAAAGGATTATAAAGTAAAGGATAGCTTGTTCATCGCGGGACGCGACTCCCTTCCCAGGAACCTGGACTCGTTGCGGAAACGGCAGGGGCCGGTTAAACCGATGCAGATCATCTGGTCCGGGGTGAACCGGAGCACCTTCCGGGAGAAAAATAATTTCAGTTACGGCATGGATGCGTTGGCGAAGGGCGTTAAATACAATACGGTGGAAGGGATTGCTTTACAGGCGCAGGGGTATATGAACAAACGCTGGAAGAACGGAACCGCTGTCTCGCTCAGGCCTTTTGCCCGGTATGGTTTCAGCAACGAACACTTTAACGCCTGGGGAACGGTATCGTACACACGAAATAAACCCCGGGTGGCGGGCGAGCCTTTGTCGGCAAAAAGAGCGGGAACCTGGGAAGCGGGTGGCGGTAAAACGATCCTGCAGTTCAACCGCGAGAAGCCGATCTCCGATATTATGAATGCCGCGTACACTTTGTTGCGGCGTAAGAACTATATGAAATTGTACGAAACCTGGTTCGGTTCATTGGGCTGGAAAAAGAACTGGGAGAACGAATTCTCCATAAGCCTCGGCCTTCGTTACGAAGAAAGGCTTCCATTGGAGAATACCGCTGATTATTCTGTTTATTCAGATAAGACCAGAAACTTTACCCCAAATTATCCGGTAGAACAATTGAGTGCGCAATTTGCAAGGCACCAGTCCGTGAACTTCCTCCTGAACTTCAGTTGGCAGCCCGGCCAGTATTATATTGAGTACCCTTACCGGAAAGTTGCCATCGGATCCGATAAACCTGTATTTAGTCTGAAGTATGAAAAAGGCATTCCCGACCTGCTCGGCAGTGAAAGCAATTTCGACAAATGGCAACTCGGGATCAGCGATGAAATGAATTTTAAACTGAAAGGTCAGTTGAAATACCGTTGGAACATCGGTGGTTTCCTCAACAGGAAATCCGTTTTTATACAGGATTACCAACACTTCAATGGGAACCAGACATTGTTTGCAGGCGAGTACCTGAACAGTTTCCAACTTGCGCCTTATTACGCCAACAGCACCACGGCCGCCTTCTATACCACCGCGCACCTGGAACACCATTTTAACGGGATGCTCACGAATAAGATACCCTTGTTCCGGAGACTGAACTGGAACCTGGTGGCGGGCGGAAACGCCTTCTACGTGCGGGAAAATAACAATTACATTGAGGGCTTCGCTGGGATCGAGAACATCTTCAAAGTACTCCGCGTAGATGTGGTGGGCTCCTGGCTCAACGGCAGAACCGGTATGGTGGGGCTAAGACTGGGTTTGGGTGGATTGATCGGTGGAAATATCCGCGCCGGAAACGAGTAG
- a CDS encoding rhodanese-related sulfurtransferase has translation MAVLHNRVSNEELKMRLYAETEPRTTISFYQYFPIEDPKAFRDEWYLKLNALKVFGRIYVASEGVNAQISVPTPNFEALKNYLYSFPPLEGLRLNIAVDDDGKSFWVLRIKVRDKIVADGITDPAFDMRNKGKYVDAEAFNKLTDDPDTVVIDMRNHYEYEVGHFDKAIEVPSDTFREQLPMAVDMLKHDKEKNIIMYCTGGIRCEKASAYMLHNGFKNVFHLEGGIIHYANKVKEQGLANKFRGKNFVFDERLGERISDEVIAQCHQCGAPCDTHTNCKNDGCHLLFIQCEQCAATFNGCCSKDCYETAQLPEEEQKLKRKGTDNGQMIFSKSRQGLKKKIGKSPDQSPE, from the coding sequence ATGGCAGTTCTACACAACCGGGTTTCCAACGAGGAACTCAAAATGCGGCTCTATGCGGAAACGGAGCCCCGCACCACCATCTCTTTCTACCAGTATTTTCCCATTGAGGACCCAAAGGCTTTTCGGGACGAATGGTACCTGAAACTGAATGCGTTAAAAGTATTCGGTCGTATTTATGTGGCTTCAGAAGGCGTGAACGCGCAAATATCCGTTCCAACGCCAAACTTTGAAGCGCTGAAAAACTACCTGTATAGTTTTCCTCCCCTGGAAGGATTAAGACTGAACATCGCTGTGGACGATGACGGGAAATCGTTCTGGGTATTGCGCATCAAAGTACGCGATAAAATAGTCGCAGATGGCATCACCGATCCGGCTTTCGATATGCGGAACAAAGGAAAGTATGTGGATGCGGAAGCGTTTAATAAACTCACGGATGATCCTGATACGGTGGTGATAGATATGCGCAACCACTACGAATATGAAGTGGGGCATTTCGACAAAGCCATAGAAGTACCCAGTGATACTTTCAGGGAACAATTGCCCATGGCCGTAGACATGCTGAAGCACGATAAGGAAAAGAACATCATCATGTACTGCACAGGCGGAATCCGTTGCGAAAAGGCCAGCGCCTATATGCTGCACAACGGTTTCAAAAATGTGTTCCACCTCGAAGGCGGCATTATACACTACGCCAACAAAGTAAAAGAGCAGGGATTGGCCAATAAGTTCCGGGGCAAAAACTTTGTTTTCGATGAAAGACTGGGCGAACGCATTTCAGATGAAGTGATCGCGCAGTGTCACCAGTGCGGCGCGCCTTGCGATACGCATACCAACTGTAAGAACGATGGGTGTCACCTGCTTTTTATTCAGTGTGAACAATGCGCCGCCACCTTTAATGGATGCTGCAGCAAAGATTGTTACGAAACGGCGCAACTTCCGGAAGAAGAACAGAAGTTAAAAAGAAAGGGAACCGATAACGGACAAATGATCTTCAGCAAATCAAGGCAGGGGTTGAAAAAGAAAATCGGTAAATCTCCCGATCAGTCGCCGGAATAA
- a CDS encoding sensor histidine kinase KdpD translates to MKRTSAGLFLLCCCVISACNGNGKILSVEADFWLIIALLLFLKSLLLLIVLVRVRKKLRRRIRRQSEELRDARQLMNELQRQCTSLQDEKEERDFFFSMVVHDLKSPLRFLMMRARQLADEAANEQLNISQESISDLWVEATAVYHLALDMLLLQEIKTLEELPQAQRMDMGALMKDVVELYSKIVSSKGNQLEMKVAQGLELLVPYELIKVVVRNLIDNANKFTSNGNILVIALLHEKHLSIVVEDTGIGMDERQLHMLMNASPGNRVSIARTFGIGYTVIHTLLEKMKGKLSIVSTPGKGTRVTVRIPVQVSSIW, encoded by the coding sequence ATGAAAAGAACATCCGCAGGTTTGTTCCTGCTGTGCTGTTGTGTTATTTCAGCTTGTAATGGCAATGGAAAAATCTTATCTGTTGAGGCAGACTTCTGGCTGATCATTGCGCTGTTGCTGTTCTTGAAGTCCTTATTGTTATTGATTGTATTAGTGAGGGTAAGGAAAAAACTTCGTAGAAGGATCAGGCGTCAGTCAGAAGAATTGCGCGATGCAAGACAACTTATGAACGAGTTGCAGCGGCAATGCACTTCCTTACAGGATGAAAAAGAAGAAAGAGACTTCTTCTTCTCTATGGTGGTACATGATCTTAAAAGTCCGCTCCGTTTCTTAATGATGCGTGCCAGGCAACTGGCAGATGAAGCGGCCAATGAACAACTGAACATCTCCCAGGAATCCATATCAGATCTTTGGGTGGAAGCGACCGCGGTTTACCACCTGGCGCTGGATATGCTGCTGTTGCAGGAGATAAAAACATTAGAGGAGTTGCCGCAGGCGCAGCGTATGGATATGGGCGCGCTCATGAAAGATGTGGTAGAGTTGTACAGCAAGATCGTTTCTTCCAAAGGAAACCAGTTGGAGATGAAGGTGGCGCAAGGCCTGGAATTACTTGTGCCTTACGAACTAATTAAAGTGGTGGTGAGGAACCTGATCGATAACGCGAACAAGTTCACCTCGAACGGAAACATTCTTGTGATTGCCCTGCTCCACGAAAAGCACCTGTCCATCGTGGTGGAGGACACCGGTATCGGCATGGACGAAAGGCAGTTGCACATGCTGATGAACGCGTCGCCCGGTAACCGCGTTTCCATCGCCAGAACTTTTGGGATAGGCTATACTGTTATACATACCCTTCTGGAAAAAATGAAAGGCAAATTGAGTATTGTAAGTACGCCTGGAAAGGGCACACGGGTTACCGTGCGTATTCCCGTTCAGGTAAGTTCCATATGGTAG
- a CDS encoding response regulator transcription factor yields MKHILIADDHAIVRSGLAHLLQKIGIAVSITEARCGEEVSEHIKATQFDLVVMDINMPNTDSLSLVQYLLAKQPHLRILIFSMSPEHIFAKRYQKLGVYGYLSKDASDSEILRSVTQILLYNKPYVSEKLIETFFFDDKKPSRHSPFEFLSDRETEVMRHLVQGKSVSEISASLKLHTSTIGTHKARIFEKLHVTNIIELNKLAEAYHMELT; encoded by the coding sequence ATGAAACATATACTTATCGCCGACGACCACGCCATTGTGCGGTCGGGGCTGGCGCACCTGCTGCAGAAAATCGGCATCGCCGTTTCCATCACTGAAGCCCGTTGTGGCGAAGAAGTGAGCGAACACATCAAAGCAACACAATTCGACCTGGTAGTAATGGACATTAACATGCCCAATACCGACTCGCTCAGCCTGGTGCAGTACCTGCTCGCCAAACAACCCCATCTCAGGATACTCATTTTCTCGATGAGCCCTGAACACATCTTCGCGAAGCGTTACCAGAAACTCGGTGTTTACGGTTACCTCAGTAAAGACGCGTCTGATTCTGAAATTCTCCGTTCGGTAACCCAGATACTGCTGTACAATAAGCCGTATGTAAGTGAAAAACTGATCGAAACATTCTTTTTCGATGATAAGAAACCATCCAGGCACAGCCCATTCGAATTCCTTTCCGATCGCGAAACGGAGGTAATGCGGCACCTGGTGCAAGGAAAGTCCGTTTCTGAGATATCCGCGAGTTTAAAACTGCATACTTCCACCATTGGTACACACAAAGCGCGCATTTTCGAGAAACTGCACGTCACCAATATCATAGAGTTGAACAAACTCGCGGAGGCCTACCATATGGAACTTACCTGA
- a CDS encoding DUF294 nucleotidyltransferase-like domain-containing protein translates to MNQYTSFLQTVPPFNLLPAEKLEAISNAVQEIEYNKDTLIYKQEVTAMKGVDIIAEGAYESFFYDSQQNKRLVELHDKGYCYGGVSVLLNRRQSLRTVIALKGTKVYFLPRKEFKQLCQEYESFNNYFTAEFGKRMMNEEFAHFFKRTPVFDENFTASAEIYSRRIESIETRDIVSCPAATPVFEAARTMALHKVSCIFITNEAGGIIGFATDITLRDRVIAEQGDTAQPIANVMDNPIVTISSEAYVYEAILMMFRTKTRYLVVERNGVPVGFLSRNKLLSEQAQSPLVFIQSVKLARSEDELKRKWEQVPQMVQQLLTRGVNAAIANQVITTISDTIALKVIESVIETMGPPPARFVFMVLGSEGRKEQTLKTDQDNAIIYEDKANEHREEVRAYFLDFATQVSEKLNYIGFVFCTGGFMAKNPKWTHSLSHWKRNYESWMQESVPETVIKFSTFFDCRYLYGDETIMEELKAFLHQELQKPQEKLFFFLAKNALQYKPPLTFFKNIRTFTKGSQEVFDIKKAMTPIVDLVRVYALKHHIFEVNTGERLKALKEKGVFTETEYQELMQSYYLLMGMRLKKQARQLILDKTEPDNYYPLNALTRIEQLSLREIFRTIENFQTGIKVRFTSELFA, encoded by the coding sequence ATGAACCAATACACCAGCTTCCTTCAAACTGTTCCTCCTTTCAACCTGTTACCGGCAGAGAAACTGGAAGCGATTTCCAATGCCGTTCAGGAAATTGAATACAACAAAGATACCCTGATCTATAAGCAGGAAGTAACCGCGATGAAAGGCGTGGACATCATCGCCGAAGGGGCGTACGAATCCTTTTTTTACGATTCCCAGCAGAACAAACGGCTCGTGGAGCTGCACGATAAGGGTTATTGCTATGGTGGTGTTTCCGTGCTGTTGAACCGCAGACAATCCTTGCGAACGGTAATCGCGCTGAAGGGCACCAAAGTGTATTTTCTGCCACGCAAAGAGTTCAAACAACTCTGCCAGGAATATGAATCCTTCAACAACTACTTTACCGCAGAATTCGGTAAAAGAATGATGAATGAAGAATTCGCCCATTTCTTTAAACGGACACCGGTGTTCGACGAAAATTTCACCGCATCCGCGGAAATATATTCACGCAGAATAGAAAGTATTGAAACACGCGACATCGTTTCCTGTCCCGCGGCCACACCCGTTTTTGAAGCTGCAAGAACAATGGCGCTGCACAAGGTGAGTTGCATCTTCATCACCAACGAAGCAGGCGGTATTATTGGTTTCGCGACAGACATCACCCTCCGTGACCGGGTGATCGCGGAACAGGGAGATACCGCACAGCCCATTGCAAACGTAATGGACAACCCCATCGTGACTATTTCATCTGAAGCCTATGTATACGAGGCCATCCTGATGATGTTCCGCACCAAAACCCGTTACCTGGTGGTGGAACGGAATGGTGTGCCGGTGGGCTTTCTCAGCAGGAACAAACTCCTGAGCGAGCAGGCGCAATCACCACTGGTGTTTATCCAAAGCGTGAAACTCGCCCGCTCGGAAGACGAGTTGAAAAGAAAATGGGAACAGGTGCCGCAAATGGTACAGCAACTGCTGACCCGGGGCGTGAACGCAGCCATCGCCAACCAGGTGATCACGACCATCTCTGATACCATCGCACTGAAAGTAATTGAAAGTGTGATTGAAACGATGGGACCACCACCCGCGCGCTTCGTATTCATGGTGCTGGGCAGCGAAGGACGGAAAGAACAGACCCTCAAAACCGACCAGGACAACGCCATCATTTACGAAGACAAAGCCAACGAACACCGCGAAGAAGTGCGTGCTTATTTCCTTGATTTCGCTACGCAGGTGTCGGAAAAACTCAATTATATCGGGTTCGTTTTCTGCACCGGCGGGTTCATGGCGAAGAACCCTAAATGGACGCATTCGCTGTCGCACTGGAAACGGAACTACGAAAGCTGGATGCAGGAATCCGTGCCGGAGACGGTGATCAAGTTCTCCACCTTCTTCGACTGCAGGTACCTTTATGGCGACGAAACGATCATGGAGGAACTGAAAGCCTTTCTCCACCAGGAATTGCAGAAGCCACAGGAAAAGCTGTTTTTCTTCCTGGCCAAGAACGCGCTTCAATACAAGCCACCACTTACTTTCTTTAAAAATATCCGCACCTTCACCAAAGGCTCACAGGAAGTTTTCGATATCAAAAAAGCAATGACACCCATTGTGGACCTCGTGCGGGTTTACGCCCTGAAACACCATATTTTCGAAGTAAATACCGGTGAACGGTTAAAGGCCTTAAAAGAAAAAGGTGTTTTTACCGAAACGGAATACCAGGAACTGATGCAATCCTATTATCTGCTGATGGGGATGCGTTTAAAGAAACAGGCCCGTCAACTGATCCTCGATAAAACGGAGCCGGATAATTATTATCCGTTGAATGCGCTTACACGGATAGAGCAACTTTCATTGAGAGAGATATTCAGAACGATTGAGAATTTTCAGACGGGGATTAAGGTGAGGTTTACGAGTGAGTTGTTTGCTTAG
- a CDS encoding exonuclease domain-containing protein, which yields MRPFLLFIDTETSGLPKKWDLPYSVEGNWPHAVQFSWTVYTVEGRLIKQENHYIGDPDFTVTPESIQVHGITREFLDRNGEPRRKVMELLTADLIAFAPVVIGHFIELDLHLAGAEYYRSGMENIIQQYPSYCTMQATRHLVRHPQKKFFRLGDLYERLFQRELGNQHNAYTDVNATAQCFFELLRRKEISIHTIGQQKEEIIQARKISRKAGWGIFALMITLLSALIAFCL from the coding sequence GTGAGACCATTCCTTCTTTTTATTGATACGGAAACTTCCGGCTTGCCAAAAAAATGGGACCTCCCCTATTCGGTGGAAGGCAACTGGCCGCACGCGGTGCAATTCTCCTGGACCGTTTACACTGTGGAGGGCCGTTTGATCAAGCAGGAAAATCATTATATCGGCGACCCGGATTTTACCGTTACTCCCGAATCGATCCAGGTGCATGGCATCACACGCGAATTTCTGGACAGGAACGGTGAACCCCGACGCAAAGTTATGGAATTGCTTACCGCGGACCTGATCGCCTTCGCCCCTGTAGTGATCGGCCATTTCATTGAGCTGGACCTTCACCTGGCAGGCGCGGAATACTATAGATCTGGTATGGAGAACATCATTCAGCAATACCCCAGTTACTGCACCATGCAGGCCACCCGGCACCTGGTGCGGCATCCGCAGAAAAAGTTCTTCCGCCTCGGCGATCTCTATGAAAGACTGTTCCAGCGCGAACTCGGTAACCAGCACAATGCCTATACCGATGTGAACGCCACGGCCCAGTGTTTTTTTGAACTGCTGCGCAGAAAAGAAATATCCATTCATACCATTGGGCAACAAAAAGAAGAAATCATTCAGGCAAGAAAAATTTCCAGAAAAGCGGGATGGGGCATTTTTGCCCTTATGATTACCCTGCTTTCCGCTTTAATCGCCTTTTGCTTATGA